A window of the Lactuca sativa cultivar Salinas chromosome 7, Lsat_Salinas_v11, whole genome shotgun sequence genome harbors these coding sequences:
- the LOC111901017 gene encoding uncharacterized protein LOC111901017, whose product MAIIRQKHTLLLLLLCVILPFSRSKSEPESVTESSIHDLLKSKGLPVGLFPKEVESFTLYDTGLLEVFLRGPCLTKFDTMAFYESTVRANLTYRSLTGVEGLSQEELFLWLPVKDIIVDDPKSGLILFDIGVAHKQLSLSLFEDPPDCKSEDFLNLKKKSRKEIGFDAQI is encoded by the exons ATGGCGATTATACGGCAGAAGCACACACTACTTCTTCTACTACTATGTGTTATTCTTCCCTTTTCTCGATCGAAATCGGAACCGGAATCAGTAACGGAATCCTCCATTCACGATCTCCTCAAAAGCAAGGGCCTACCGGTTGGCCTGTTCCCGAAAGAAGTAGAATCCTTCACTCTTTACGACACAGGGCTCCTTGAAGTGTTCCTGAGAGGACCTTGTTTAACGAAATTCGATACCATGGCTTTCTACGAGAGCACTGTGAGAGCTAACCTTACTTACAGAAGCCTTACCGGCGTTGAAGGTCTCTCGCAGGAAGAGCTTTTCCTCTGGTTGCCGGTGAAAGATATCATCGTCGACGATCCGAAATCTGGGCTGATATTATTCGACATTGGCGTCGCTCATAAGCAGCTGTCTCTCTCACTCTTTGAAGATCCTCCTGATTGCAAATCCGAAG ATTTTTTGAATTTGAAGAAGAAATCTAGAAAGGAGATAGGATTTGATGCTCAAATATAG